The proteins below come from a single Isoptericola dokdonensis DS-3 genomic window:
- a CDS encoding L-aspartate oxidase, producing the protein MTPARLARSLAAPGPGWTTHADAVVVGSGIAGLTAALELRTRVRRVLLVTKAELRSGSTVWAQGGIAAVLDPEDTPAAHLHDTLVAGVGLSDPVAVEVLVTEGPERVHELVARGATFDRAADGGIALTREGGHRADRIAHAGGDATGAEISRALVAQIEAVQDDPGIEVVENALVLDVLTGAPDAAGERPVAGVTLHVRGEGSRDGVGAVLAPVVVLATGGVGQVFRSSTNPPGATADGIAAALRAGAVVGDLEFVQFHPTVLWLGAGARGQLPLISEAVRGEGALLLDVEGHRFMPGVHELAELAPRDVVAHAIVRQMDATAADHVLLDARGLGRDFLARRFPGITARLAQAGIDWSEEPVPVAPAQHYHSGGVVTDLRGRTSVPGLYAVGEVACTGVHGANRLASNSLLEGLVFAHRAAHDVAARFDAGDLAAAPAPVERPGGSALVAAAARSRVQRITSDGAGPIRSADSLAAADARLAQVTTTAHEAAGVVAAPQTAEWETTNVHQVARALVRAASVRTESRGGHFRTDFPASDPAWERRVTLRLDDDGTLVTA; encoded by the coding sequence GTGACGCCGGCCCGCCTCGCGCGCTCCCTCGCAGCCCCCGGACCGGGCTGGACGACGCACGCCGACGCCGTCGTCGTGGGCTCCGGCATCGCCGGTCTCACGGCCGCGCTCGAGCTCCGCACCCGCGTGCGGCGCGTCCTGCTCGTCACCAAGGCCGAGCTGCGGTCGGGGTCGACCGTGTGGGCGCAGGGCGGGATCGCGGCCGTCCTCGACCCCGAGGACACCCCGGCGGCGCACCTGCACGACACGCTCGTCGCCGGTGTCGGGCTGAGCGACCCCGTGGCGGTCGAGGTGCTGGTCACCGAGGGGCCGGAGCGCGTGCACGAGCTCGTGGCGCGCGGGGCGACGTTCGACCGGGCCGCCGACGGCGGGATCGCGCTCACCCGCGAGGGCGGGCACCGGGCGGACCGCATCGCGCACGCCGGCGGCGACGCGACGGGCGCGGAGATCAGCCGTGCGCTCGTCGCGCAGATCGAGGCGGTGCAGGACGACCCCGGCATCGAGGTCGTCGAGAACGCGCTCGTGCTGGACGTCCTCACGGGTGCCCCGGACGCGGCGGGGGAGCGGCCCGTGGCGGGCGTGACCCTGCACGTGCGCGGCGAGGGCTCCCGCGACGGGGTGGGCGCGGTGCTCGCGCCGGTCGTCGTGCTGGCGACGGGCGGCGTCGGCCAGGTGTTCCGCTCGTCGACGAACCCGCCGGGCGCGACCGCCGACGGCATCGCCGCCGCCCTGCGCGCGGGCGCCGTCGTCGGCGACCTGGAGTTCGTGCAGTTCCACCCGACCGTGCTGTGGCTGGGCGCGGGCGCGCGCGGCCAGCTCCCGCTCATCTCGGAGGCGGTGCGCGGCGAGGGCGCGCTGCTGCTCGACGTCGAGGGGCACCGGTTCATGCCGGGCGTGCACGAGCTGGCCGAGCTGGCGCCGCGCGACGTCGTCGCGCACGCCATCGTGCGGCAGATGGACGCCACGGCCGCCGACCACGTGCTGCTCGACGCCCGTGGGCTCGGCCGGGACTTCCTCGCCCGTCGGTTCCCCGGCATCACCGCGCGCCTCGCGCAGGCCGGGATCGACTGGTCGGAGGAGCCCGTTCCCGTGGCGCCGGCCCAGCACTACCACTCGGGCGGCGTGGTCACCGACCTGCGCGGGCGTACCTCCGTGCCCGGCCTGTACGCCGTCGGCGAGGTCGCCTGCACGGGCGTGCACGGCGCCAACCGGCTCGCCTCCAACTCGCTGCTGGAGGGCCTGGTGTTCGCCCACCGGGCGGCGCACGACGTCGCGGCCCGGTTCGACGCCGGTGACCTCGCCGCGGCGCCCGCGCCCGTCGAGCGGCCCGGCGGGTCCGCGCTGGTCGCGGCGGCCGCCCGCTCCCGCGTGCAGCGCATCACGTCCGACGGCGCGGGGCCGATCCGCTCGGCGGACTCCCTCGCCGCCGCGGACGCGCGGCTCGCGCAGGTGACGACCACCGCCCACGAGGCCGCGGGCGTCGTCGCCGCCCCGCAGACCGCCGAGTGGGAGACCACCAACGTCCACCAGGTCGCCCGCGCCCTCGTGCGCGCCGCGTCCGTGCGCACCGAGAGCCGCGGCGGGCACTTCCGCACCGACTTCCCGGCGTCGGACCCCGCGTGGGAGCGGCGCGTCACGCTGCGCCTCGACGACGACGGCACGCTGGTCACCGCCTGA
- the nadC gene encoding carboxylating nicotinate-nucleotide diphosphorylase: MTSSAAPQPVHASPSAVEPGLDAGWIARTVAVALDEDLGTAPGRDVTTQATIPASATGTADLVAREAGTVAGLVVVAETLAQSAARLGLPVPDVTFHAQDGDAVGPGTLLARLSGPTQVLLVAERTMLNLASRASGVATATAAFARELAGTGAQVLDTRKTTPGLRALDKYAVRAGGGTNKRMGLYDVAMVKDNHVVAAGSLRAAVEAVRATFPDVLVQVEADTTAQAMEALDAGADFLLLDNMPTPVLAATVAAVRERQGRDGVPEHVELEATGNLTLARAREVAGTGVDHLSVGALTHSAPILDLALDLHPAALR, from the coding sequence GTGACCTCCTCCGCCGCACCCCAGCCCGTGCACGCCTCCCCCAGCGCCGTCGAGCCCGGCCTCGACGCCGGCTGGATCGCCCGGACCGTGGCCGTCGCGCTGGACGAGGACCTCGGGACCGCCCCCGGCCGCGACGTCACCACCCAGGCCACGATCCCGGCGTCGGCCACCGGCACCGCCGACCTCGTCGCCCGCGAGGCGGGCACGGTCGCCGGGCTCGTCGTCGTGGCGGAGACCCTGGCGCAGTCGGCAGCCCGGCTCGGCCTGCCCGTGCCCGACGTCACGTTCCACGCCCAGGACGGCGACGCCGTCGGACCGGGCACGCTGCTCGCCCGGCTGAGCGGACCCACCCAGGTGCTGCTCGTCGCCGAGCGCACGATGCTCAACCTCGCCTCCCGCGCGTCCGGGGTCGCCACCGCCACGGCCGCGTTCGCGCGCGAGCTCGCCGGGACCGGCGCGCAGGTCCTCGACACCCGCAAGACCACGCCGGGGCTGCGCGCCCTCGACAAGTACGCCGTGCGCGCCGGCGGCGGCACCAACAAGCGGATGGGCCTCTACGACGTCGCGATGGTCAAGGACAACCACGTCGTCGCCGCCGGGTCGTTGCGCGCCGCCGTCGAGGCCGTGCGCGCCACCTTCCCCGATGTCCTCGTGCAGGTCGAGGCCGACACCACCGCGCAGGCGATGGAGGCCCTCGACGCCGGGGCCGACTTCCTCCTGCTCGACAACATGCCGACGCCGGTGCTCGCCGCGACCGTCGCCGCGGTCCGGGAGCGGCAGGGTCGCGACGGCGTGCCGGAGCACGTCGAGCTCGAAGCCACCGGCAACCTCACGCTCGCCCGGGCCCGCGAGGTCGCCGGGACCGGCGTCGACCACCTGTCCGTCGGCGCGCTCACGCACTCCGCCCCGATCCTCGACCTCGCGCTCGACCTGCACCCCGCCGCCCTGCGCTGA
- the lysS gene encoding lysine--tRNA ligase, whose protein sequence is MTTPENLDAAVSDDLPEQLRVRREKRDRIIAEGGEAYPVSLPVTHTIAQVRAAYGHLEAGVETDDVAGVAGRVVFQRNTGKLCFVTLQDGEGNRLQAMLSLNAVGEEALAAFKADVDLGDHLFVHGRVGASRRGELSIFADSWQLAAKALRPLPVLHKELSEEARVRQRYVDLIARPAARDMVRVRAGVVRSLRDNFHRRDFLEVETPMLQAVASGASARPFSTHMNAYDMDLFLRIAPEIFLKKAVVGGVERVFEINRNFRNEGADSSHSPEFAMVEAYESYGDYDTMAELTRDLVQTAATDVFGSTLVTLVDGEEYDLGGEWADLKMYDSLSEAIGEEITPDTSVEELSRHAEKAEISVDPKKVSHGKLVEELWEHHVGDHLHAPTFVRDFPVETSPLTRDHRSVPGQVEKWDLYVRGFELATAYSELVDPVIQRQRFEAQARLAAAGDDEAMALDEDFLTAMEFAMPPAGGMGMGVDRLLMALTGAGIRETILFPLVKPTH, encoded by the coding sequence GTGACCACCCCCGAGAACCTTGATGCCGCCGTGTCCGACGACCTGCCCGAGCAGCTGCGCGTCCGCCGCGAGAAGCGTGACCGCATCATCGCCGAGGGGGGCGAGGCCTACCCGGTGAGCCTGCCTGTCACGCACACGATCGCGCAGGTCCGCGCCGCGTACGGGCACCTGGAGGCCGGTGTCGAGACGGACGACGTCGCGGGCGTCGCGGGCCGCGTCGTCTTCCAGCGCAACACGGGCAAGCTCTGCTTCGTCACGCTGCAGGACGGCGAGGGCAACCGCCTCCAGGCGATGCTGTCGCTGAACGCTGTCGGCGAGGAGGCCCTCGCCGCGTTCAAGGCCGACGTCGACCTCGGCGACCACCTGTTCGTGCACGGGCGCGTGGGTGCGTCCCGCCGGGGCGAGCTGAGCATCTTCGCGGACTCGTGGCAGCTCGCGGCGAAGGCGCTGCGCCCGCTGCCGGTGCTGCACAAGGAGCTGTCCGAGGAGGCGCGCGTGCGCCAGCGGTACGTCGACCTCATCGCCCGTCCGGCGGCGCGGGACATGGTGCGTGTGCGCGCCGGCGTCGTGCGCTCCCTGCGGGACAACTTCCACCGGCGCGACTTCCTCGAGGTCGAGACGCCGATGCTGCAGGCCGTCGCGTCGGGCGCGTCGGCGCGTCCGTTCTCGACGCACATGAACGCCTACGACATGGACCTCTTCCTGCGCATCGCCCCGGAGATCTTCCTCAAGAAGGCCGTCGTGGGCGGAGTGGAGAGGGTGTTCGAGATCAACCGGAACTTCCGCAACGAGGGTGCCGACTCCTCGCACTCGCCGGAGTTCGCGATGGTCGAGGCGTACGAGTCCTACGGGGACTACGACACGATGGCGGAGCTGACGCGCGATCTCGTGCAGACGGCCGCGACCGACGTCTTCGGTTCGACGCTGGTCACGCTCGTCGACGGCGAGGAGTACGACCTCGGCGGCGAGTGGGCCGATCTCAAGATGTACGACTCGTTGTCCGAGGCGATCGGCGAGGAGATCACGCCGGACACCTCCGTCGAAGAGCTCTCCCGGCACGCGGAGAAGGCGGAGATCTCCGTCGACCCGAAGAAGGTCAGCCACGGAAAGCTCGTCGAAGAGCTGTGGGAGCACCACGTGGGCGACCACCTGCACGCCCCGACGTTCGTGCGCGACTTCCCGGTGGAGACGTCCCCGCTGACGCGCGACCACCGGTCGGTGCCGGGGCAGGTCGAGAAGTGGGACCTGTACGTGCGCGGCTTCGAGCTCGCGACGGCCTACTCCGAGCTCGTCGACCCGGTGATCCAGCGGCAGCGCTTCGAGGCGCAGGCGCGGCTCGCCGCCGCGGGCGACGACGAGGCGATGGCGCTCGACGAGGACTTCCTCACCGCGATGGAGTTCGCCATGCCGCCCGCCGGCGGCATGGGCATGGGCGTCGACCGGCTGCTCATGGCGCTCACCGGCGCGGGCATCCGCGAGACCATCCTCTTCCCGCTCGTCAAGCCGACCCACTGA
- a CDS encoding histone-like nucleoid-structuring protein Lsr2, producing MVQKTKVVLIDDIDGTEGDETVTFALDGVTYEIDLTSKHAAELRESFATWIGHARKAGPRASARPSAARRGRTDREQLQKIREWARENGHTVNERGRIPSKILDAYEAAH from the coding sequence GTGGTACAGAAGACGAAGGTCGTGCTGATCGACGACATCGACGGCACCGAGGGCGACGAGACGGTCACGTTCGCGCTGGACGGCGTGACCTACGAGATCGACCTCACCTCGAAGCACGCGGCCGAGCTCCGGGAGTCGTTCGCGACGTGGATCGGCCACGCCCGCAAGGCGGGTCCCCGTGCCTCGGCACGCCCGTCGGCGGCCCGTCGGGGCCGGACCGACCGGGAGCAGCTGCAGAAGATCCGCGAGTGGGCCCGCGAGAACGGGCACACGGTCAACGAGCGTGGTCGCATCCCCAGCAAGATCCTCGACGCGTACGAGGCGGCGCACTGA
- a CDS encoding lactonase family protein: MTLSTPMALWIGTYPATGEAAGSGEGLWHVDVDVTSGELHAPVLAAALAAPSFLALHPVAPVLLAVSETAPGSLTALRVGPGAALEQVAVFGSGGDHPCHVAASGTSVWVTNYGDGVAAAWATGPDGLPLATHHSLHSGDGTGPVADRQEGPHAHQATVVGDHVLVTDLGADVVRRYPVDPTPDDAGEVAARLPAGTGPRHLVVLPDGWLVVAGELDARLHLLRPAGDGWEHAGSTPVSPLGVPGEAFPGHVTLSEDGGRLHVGLRGPDVLAVHDVTGGPDVRLVHRADVHLGAGSWPRHHEVVARLGDDELVVVALQNSQELVTVRVGSGGGSEVLARTSWPTPPACVLVAR; the protein is encoded by the coding sequence ATGACGCTCTCGACCCCGATGGCCCTGTGGATCGGCACCTACCCGGCCACGGGGGAGGCCGCGGGCAGCGGCGAAGGGCTGTGGCACGTCGACGTCGACGTCACGTCCGGCGAGCTGCACGCCCCGGTGCTCGCCGCGGCGCTCGCCGCCCCCTCGTTCCTCGCGCTGCACCCCGTCGCGCCCGTGCTGCTCGCGGTCTCCGAGACCGCTCCTGGTTCCCTGACGGCGCTGCGGGTCGGCCCCGGCGCCGCCCTCGAGCAGGTCGCGGTGTTCGGCTCGGGCGGCGACCACCCGTGCCACGTCGCCGCGTCCGGCACGTCCGTGTGGGTCACGAACTACGGCGACGGCGTGGCCGCGGCCTGGGCGACCGGCCCCGACGGCCTGCCGCTGGCGACCCACCACTCCCTGCACTCCGGCGACGGCACCGGCCCCGTCGCCGACCGCCAGGAAGGCCCGCACGCGCACCAGGCGACGGTCGTCGGGGACCACGTCCTGGTGACGGACCTCGGCGCCGACGTCGTGCGGCGCTACCCGGTGGACCCGACGCCGGACGACGCCGGTGAGGTCGCGGCGCGGCTGCCGGCGGGCACCGGCCCCCGGCACCTCGTGGTGCTGCCCGACGGCTGGCTCGTCGTGGCGGGCGAGCTCGACGCCCGCCTGCACCTCCTGCGCCCCGCCGGCGACGGGTGGGAGCACGCGGGCAGCACGCCCGTCTCCCCGCTCGGCGTCCCGGGGGAGGCGTTCCCCGGTCACGTGACCCTCAGCGAGGACGGCGGCCGCCTGCACGTCGGCCTGCGCGGCCCGGACGTCCTGGCGGTGCACGACGTCACCGGCGGCCCCGACGTCCGGCTCGTGCACCGGGCCGACGTCCACCTCGGTGCCGGGTCGTGGCCCCGGCACCACGAGGTCGTGGCCCGCCTGGGTGACGACGAGCTCGTCGTGGTGGCCCTGCAGAACAGCCAGGAGCTCGTCACCGTCCGGGTCGGGTCCGGCGGCGGGTCCGAGGTCCTGGCGCGCACGTCGTGGCCGACCCCACCCGCCTGCGTGCTGGTGGCCCGGTGA
- a CDS encoding glycosyltransferase → MLSVHTSPLDQPGTGDAGGMNVYVLELSRALARRGAEVEIYTRATSSAQPKVVDAEPGVRVVHVAAGPFEGLDKHDLPGQLCAFTAGVLRAEAHRPAGWYDVVHSHYWLSGEVGWLAADRWDVPLVHTMHTIAQVKNAALAPGDTPEPRGRVIGEEQVVAEADALVASTREEADDLVRYCGADPDTVHVVAPGVDLDVFSPGDTSPQGRRELRERLGLPAGPIVLFAGRVQPLKGPDVLVRALGVLADHAGERSTDGTDGTDVGAWRDGGGAAVPTLVVLGGASGRPTAVRELEALAHQTGVTDHLLVRPPVPRHELADWYRAADVVAVPSHNESFGLVAAEAQACGTPVVAAAVGGLRTVVVDDVSGVLVADHSPWTWARVLGDLLADDERRARLAAGARRASERFSWDRAAAAMLDVYAQAAKTRRADARRS, encoded by the coding sequence ATGCTGTCCGTGCACACGTCGCCGCTGGACCAGCCCGGCACGGGGGACGCCGGCGGCATGAACGTGTACGTCCTCGAGCTGTCCCGGGCGCTGGCCCGGCGCGGCGCCGAGGTGGAGATCTACACGCGCGCGACGTCGTCGGCGCAGCCGAAGGTGGTCGACGCCGAGCCCGGCGTGCGGGTCGTGCACGTGGCCGCCGGGCCGTTCGAGGGCCTCGACAAGCACGACCTGCCGGGCCAGCTCTGCGCGTTCACCGCCGGGGTGCTGCGCGCGGAGGCGCACCGGCCCGCCGGCTGGTACGACGTCGTGCACTCCCACTACTGGCTGTCCGGCGAGGTCGGCTGGCTCGCCGCCGACCGCTGGGACGTCCCGCTCGTCCACACCATGCACACGATCGCGCAGGTGAAGAACGCCGCCCTCGCGCCCGGGGACACGCCCGAGCCGCGCGGGCGCGTCATCGGCGAGGAGCAGGTCGTCGCCGAGGCCGACGCCCTGGTCGCCTCCACGCGGGAGGAGGCCGACGACCTGGTCCGGTACTGCGGCGCCGACCCCGACACGGTGCACGTCGTCGCGCCCGGCGTCGACCTCGACGTCTTCTCGCCGGGCGACACCTCGCCGCAGGGCCGTCGGGAGCTCCGTGAGCGGCTCGGCCTGCCCGCCGGCCCGATCGTGCTGTTCGCCGGCCGGGTGCAGCCCCTCAAGGGTCCCGACGTGCTCGTCCGGGCGCTCGGCGTGCTCGCCGACCACGCCGGCGAGCGCTCCACCGACGGCACCGACGGCACCGACGTCGGTGCGTGGCGCGACGGCGGGGGAGCGGCCGTGCCGACGCTCGTCGTGCTCGGCGGGGCCAGCGGGCGCCCGACGGCCGTCCGCGAGCTCGAGGCCCTCGCCCACCAGACCGGCGTCACCGACCACCTGCTGGTGCGCCCGCCCGTGCCGCGGCACGAGCTCGCCGACTGGTACCGAGCCGCCGACGTCGTCGCCGTCCCCTCCCACAACGAGTCGTTCGGGCTGGTCGCCGCCGAGGCGCAGGCCTGCGGCACGCCGGTCGTGGCCGCCGCCGTCGGCGGCCTGCGCACCGTCGTCGTCGACGACGTCTCCGGCGTCCTCGTGGCCGACCACAGCCCGTGGACCTGGGCTCGCGTCCTCGGCGACCTGCTCGCCGACGACGAGCGCCGCGCCCGCCTCGCGGCCGGCGCCCGCCGGGCGAGCGAGCGGTTCTCCTGGGACCGCGCCGCCGCCGCCATGCTCGACGTCTACGCGCAGGCCGCCAAGACCCGCCGCGCCGACGCCCGCCGCTCCTAG
- a CDS encoding nitroreductase family deazaflavin-dependent oxidoreductase, with amino-acid sequence MPITGEYVPSPTSHAATQVAEYEASGGTENNTMRGKPVVILTTLGAKSGKVRKTPLMRVEHDGVYAVVASLGGAPQHPVWYYNVVAHPQVELQDGGEKHEYTAREVTGDEKALWWERSVAAWPDYAEYQKKTDREIPVFVLERTGA; translated from the coding sequence ATGCCGATCACCGGAGAGTACGTCCCCAGCCCCACGTCGCACGCCGCCACGCAGGTCGCCGAGTACGAGGCCTCGGGTGGCACCGAGAACAACACGATGCGCGGCAAGCCCGTCGTCATCCTCACCACGCTCGGCGCGAAGAGCGGCAAGGTGCGCAAGACGCCGCTCATGCGGGTCGAGCACGACGGCGTGTACGCCGTCGTCGCGTCGCTCGGTGGTGCGCCGCAGCACCCCGTCTGGTACTACAACGTCGTCGCGCACCCGCAGGTCGAGCTGCAGGACGGCGGCGAGAAGCACGAGTACACCGCCCGTGAGGTCACCGGCGACGAGAAGGCCCTGTGGTGGGAGCGGTCCGTCGCCGCCTGGCCGGACTACGCCGAGTACCAGAAGAAGACCGACCGGGAGATCCCGGTGTTCGTGCTGGAGCGCACCGGCGCCTGA
- a CDS encoding phosphoglyceromutase, which translates to MTYTLVLLRHGESEWNAKNLFTGWVDVPLSEKGTAEAKRGGVLLQEAGVTPDVLHTSLLRRAIMTANLALDAADRHWIPVKRSWRLNERHYGDLQGKDKKQVRDQYGDEQFMLWRRSYDVPPPDIELGSEFSQDADPRYAGEPIPRAEALKQVLDRALPYWDGEIVPDLQAGKTVMVAAHGNSLRAIVKHLDGVDDATIAGLNIPTGIPLVYELDEETLQPTNPGGTYLDPEAAKEAIAAVANQGK; encoded by the coding sequence ATGACGTACACCCTCGTGCTGCTCCGCCACGGCGAGAGCGAGTGGAACGCGAAGAACCTCTTCACCGGCTGGGTCGACGTGCCGCTGTCCGAGAAGGGCACCGCCGAGGCCAAGCGCGGCGGCGTGCTCCTCCAGGAGGCCGGCGTCACCCCTGACGTGCTGCACACCTCGCTGCTGCGCCGCGCCATCATGACGGCGAACCTCGCCCTCGACGCCGCGGACCGCCACTGGATCCCGGTCAAGCGGTCGTGGCGCCTCAACGAGCGCCACTACGGCGACCTCCAGGGCAAGGACAAGAAGCAGGTCCGCGACCAGTACGGCGACGAGCAGTTCATGCTCTGGCGCCGCTCCTACGACGTGCCGCCGCCGGACATCGAGCTCGGTTCGGAGTTCTCCCAGGATGCCGACCCGCGCTACGCCGGTGAGCCGATCCCGCGCGCCGAGGCCCTCAAGCAGGTCCTCGACCGGGCGCTGCCCTACTGGGACGGCGAGATCGTCCCCGACCTCCAGGCCGGCAAGACGGTCATGGTGGCCGCGCACGGCAACTCGCTGCGCGCCATCGTCAAGCACCTCGACGGCGTCGACGACGCGACGATCGCCGGGCTGAACATCCCCACCGGCATCCCCCTCGTCTACGAGCTCGACGAGGAGACGCTGCAGCCGACCAACCCGGGCGGCACCTACCTCGACCCCGAGGCGGCGAAGGAAGCCATCGCGGCGGTCGCCAACCAGGGCAAGTAG
- the phoU gene encoding phosphate signaling complex protein PhoU, with product MREIFDAELKQIGDGLIEMSRLVESAITRAGTALLDGEHELAQDVIASDRTIDQLERELDERCVHLLAQQAPVATDLRVVITALRISATLERMGDLARHVAEVARGRYPALAVPPSARGTFVAMNEAAGLVARRTTELLSTRDVTLAEEIEVGDDAIDMLHQDTFGATLDPAWTGTAQETVDVTLLGRYYERFGDHGVSVARRITYLVTGEFDTAATASPASSPAEV from the coding sequence ATGCGAGAGATCTTCGACGCCGAGCTGAAGCAGATCGGTGACGGCCTGATCGAGATGAGCCGACTCGTCGAGTCCGCGATCACGCGGGCCGGGACGGCGCTGCTCGACGGCGAGCACGAGCTCGCGCAGGACGTCATCGCCTCCGACCGCACCATCGACCAGCTCGAGCGCGAGCTGGACGAGCGCTGCGTGCACCTGCTGGCCCAGCAGGCGCCGGTCGCGACCGACCTTCGCGTCGTCATCACGGCGCTGCGCATCAGCGCGACCCTGGAGCGGATGGGCGACCTCGCCCGGCACGTCGCCGAGGTCGCGCGCGGACGCTACCCGGCGCTGGCCGTGCCGCCGTCGGCCCGCGGCACGTTCGTCGCGATGAACGAGGCCGCCGGCCTGGTCGCGCGCCGGACCACCGAGCTCCTGTCGACCCGTGACGTCACCCTCGCCGAGGAGATCGAGGTGGGCGACGACGCGATCGACATGCTGCACCAGGACACCTTCGGTGCCACGCTCGACCCGGCATGGACGGGCACCGCGCAGGAGACGGTCGACGTCACCCTGCTGGGCCGCTACTACGAGCGGTTCGGCGACCACGGCGTCTCCGTCGCACGCCGCATCACGTACCTCGTGACCGGCGAGTTCGACACGGCGGCCACCGCGTCCCCGGCGTCGTCCCCCGCGGAGGTCTGA
- a CDS encoding sensor histidine kinase, with protein sequence MEGIIQGVTAVVAGVLGVVVGVVAALAFRFSDRAQRRDPEESSAQLDAGLVRVLSVLRSAAVVVDDDDEVVRASPPAYALGVVRNDALVHQSIVDLVREVRRDGVIREKELELPRGPIGSGTVLLQVRVAPLGLDKLLVLAEDRTEARRVEAIRRDFVVNVSHELKTPVGAIALLAETVQDAADDPVAVRRFTERMLAESQRLSALVHEIIELSRLQVAGALQAVRPVPVRDVVDEAVDRARTTAAGKNITITIGGSVDSVVFGDHNLLVTAVRNLLDNAVSYSGPNTRVGVGVHERGGLVEIDVVDQGIGISTEEQQRVFERFYRVDPARSRDTGGTGLGLSIVKHVAADHGGDVRVWSEPGKGSTFTLRIPAADLPVHDRSASSSESSADTPDEHTDRVVRPLRERRRTTDDHGPAEGPSNEEVGA encoded by the coding sequence GTGGAAGGAATCATCCAGGGGGTGACGGCCGTCGTCGCCGGCGTGCTCGGCGTCGTCGTGGGCGTCGTCGCCGCCCTCGCCTTCCGCTTCTCCGACCGCGCGCAGCGGCGCGACCCCGAGGAGTCCTCGGCCCAGCTCGACGCCGGGCTGGTGCGCGTCCTGTCGGTGCTGCGGTCCGCCGCGGTCGTGGTGGACGACGATGACGAGGTGGTGCGCGCGTCGCCACCCGCCTACGCCCTCGGCGTCGTGCGCAACGACGCCCTCGTCCACCAGTCGATCGTCGACCTGGTGCGCGAGGTGCGCCGCGACGGCGTCATCCGGGAGAAGGAGCTGGAGCTGCCGCGCGGCCCCATCGGGTCGGGCACCGTCCTGCTGCAGGTGCGTGTCGCACCCCTGGGGCTGGACAAGCTGCTCGTCCTGGCCGAGGACCGGACCGAGGCCCGCCGGGTCGAGGCGATCCGGCGCGACTTCGTCGTCAACGTGTCGCACGAGCTGAAGACCCCGGTCGGCGCGATCGCGCTGCTCGCCGAGACCGTGCAGGACGCCGCCGACGACCCCGTCGCGGTGCGCCGGTTCACCGAGCGGATGCTCGCCGAGTCCCAGCGGCTCTCCGCGCTCGTGCACGAGATCATCGAGCTGTCCCGGCTCCAGGTCGCCGGCGCGCTGCAGGCCGTGCGTCCCGTGCCGGTGCGCGACGTCGTCGACGAGGCCGTCGACCGCGCCCGCACCACCGCCGCCGGGAAGAACATCACCATCACCATCGGCGGGTCCGTGGACAGCGTCGTGTTCGGCGACCACAACCTGCTCGTCACCGCCGTGCGGAACCTGCTCGACAACGCGGTCAGCTACTCCGGGCCGAACACCCGTGTCGGGGTCGGCGTGCACGAGCGCGGCGGGCTCGTCGAGATCGACGTGGTCGACCAGGGCATCGGCATCTCCACCGAGGAGCAGCAGCGCGTGTTCGAGCGGTTCTACCGCGTCGACCCGGCGCGCTCCCGCGACACCGGCGGCACAGGCCTGGGCCTGAGCATCGTCAAGCACGTCGCGGCGGACCACGGTGGTGACGTCCGGGTGTGGTCGGAGCCCGGCAAGGGATCCACGTTCACCCTCCGTATACCTGCGGCCGATCTGCCCGTGCACGACAGGTCCGCGTCGTCGTCGGAGTCCTCCGCCGACACGCCCGACGAACACACCGACCGAGTCGTCCGACCCCTGCGCGAGCGGCGGCGGACGACCGACGACCACGGGCCCGCCGAGGGCCCGTCGAACGAGGAGGTAGGCGCGTGA